A genomic region of Manihot esculenta cultivar AM560-2 chromosome 15, M.esculenta_v8, whole genome shotgun sequence contains the following coding sequences:
- the LOC110601678 gene encoding protein NETWORKED 1A: protein MATLSHSESRRLYSWWWDSHNSPKNSKWLQENLTDMDAKVKAMIKLIEEDADSFARRAEMYYKKRPELMKLVEEFYRAYRALAERYDHATVELRQAHRTMAEAFPNQVPFVLADDSPSSSSGPEGEPHTPEMPHPIRALLDPDDLHKDALGLSSANLHTMKSNGGYSEGSDSGISRKGLKQLNDMFGSGVMISKVSEGKMKKSPNIHEMVEDETEVQNLKKTLAEIQAEKEAVLLQYQQSLQKLSGLEKELKEAGGLEERASRAEIEVKILKETLVKLESERDVGLLQYNKCLERISSMENMISLTQEDAKGLTERAIKAEIEAQNLKQELSALETDKEVGLLQYNQCLDLISTLENKISLAEAKAKILNEQTERAESEVKALKEALARLNKEKEAMEIRYEQCLERMAKMESELSHAQDDVKRLNSEVLTGAAKLKDADEQFLLLERSNQSLHLEADSLAEKIATKDQELLEKENELEKLQTSLQYEHSRFVQIETALQTLQKLHSQSQEEQGALAQELQRKLQLLKDLEICNNDLQEDLQWFKEENQSLGALNSSSRTSIMNLQNEILSLKEVKEKLEMDLTQQVAQSNFLQEEIQHLKEEIEGLNQRYQDLIGQLCSLGLDPQCLNSAIKDIKDLQDENLKLKEVCKKDRDEKEDLYGKLRDMNELLQRNVALERSLSELNGKLQGSIERVKEFQESCQFLQGEKSSLVAEKAILLSQLQTMTENMQKLLDKDAMLENSLSHANVELEGLREKSKGLGEFCQMLKDEKSNLQNERSILLSQLENVEQRLGNLERRFTRLEDKYTDLEKEKELALCEVRELQSYLGVEKQERASYIQSSESRLTDLESQVLLLIEESKSSKKEFEEELDKAANAQVEIFILQKFIQDLEEKNLSVLVECKKHIEASKLSNKLISELESENLEQQVEVEFLLDEIEKLRMGIHQVFRALQFDPFNEHEDGIEEEQIPLLQILDNIKDLKGTLQRNEDEKQQLAVENLVLLTLLGELRSEGTELESEKKLLKREIDMMLEHCNLLQKDKHELLEMNKQQRLEISKGEKQQEVLKAELETQHWNLESFQGSYRALQEENFKALEENRSLLEKISYLKEEVHTLEEENSESLREVLALNSISSVFKSFGSEKVEELGALTEDIKCLHVLNNDLKKKVEMLGQKLEAKETESLHLNETIEKLHQELQEGKDLTHQLNYQILIGQDFLQQKAAELLEVERKLKAAHNLNVELCITVEELKRECEESKMARENIEKQIIEFSNCSIIQNVEIECLKEANENLESEASMLCKEVAERRTREENLSLELQDRSNEFELFEAEASSFYFDLQISSIREVFLENKVHELTEVCENLEGENATKDIKIEEMKERFGFLETEIGEMKAQLSAYAPVIASLRDNIESLERNALLCTRFMAACNQRQMNVDSIQLQEISKQELICDERVPDGISDLLYIQNRIKAVEKAVVKEMDRLVIQGRETTDVKLESSMKGAQQLEFRVQKEEMELENEPSKAEISEVKIGISMKDIPLDQVSDCSLYRRSKMESSEPDNQMLKLWESAEQDRKPDPVARVAQKQAAAQLETVYAHRQFQDANEKNKNPTLELQVEREVGIDKLEVSTRINKEPNQEGKRRKIVERLASDAQKLTSLQTTVSELKKKLEMKRRKKANDAELERVKRQLQEVEEAVSQLVDANDQLTKDIEECPSSSEGSTSIASEENGNAHRKRLTEKARKASEQIGRLQFEIQGIQYSLLKLEDAKKNRSKLRFPGSKTGILLRDFFYSGSKKSIRKRKKARFCGCARPSSYED, encoded by the exons ATGGCAACCTTGTCACATTCTGAATCCAGGCGATTGTATTCCTGGTGGTGGGATAGCCACAATAGCCCCAAGAATTCGAAATGGCTTCAGGAAAATCTCACAG ATATGGATGCCAAAGTAAAAGCAATGATCAAGCTTATTGAAGAGGATGCAGATTCATTTGCAAGGAGAGCAGAAATGTACTATAAAAAACGTCCAGAGCTGATGAAGTTGGTTGAGGAGTTCTACCGTGCTTATCGTGCACTAGCAGAGAGGTATGATCATGCAACCGTGGAGCTTCGGCAAGCCCATCGAACCATGGCAGAAGCATTTCCAAACCAAGTACCTTTTGTGCTGGCTGATGATTCCCCATCAAGCTCTTCAGGTCCTGAAGGTGAGCCTCACACACCAGAAATGCCACATCCAATTCGTGCATTACTCGACCCAGATGACTTGCATAAGGATGCCCTAGGACTCTCTTCGGCCAACCTACACACAATGAAAAGCAATGGAGGATATTCAGAAGGATCAGATTCTGGAATTAGCAGAAAGGGATTAAAACAGCTCAATGATATGTTTGGGTCAGGAGTAATGATTTCAAAAGTTTCAgaaggaaaaatgaaaaaaagccCAAACATCCATGAAATGGTGGAAGATGAAACTGAAGTTCAGAACTtgaagaaaactcttgcagaGATTCAAGCTGAAAAGGAAGCTGTTCTTCTTCAGTATCAGCAGAGCTTGCAGAAGTTATCTGGCCTGGAAAAAGAACTTAAGGAAGCTGGAGGACTTGAAGAAAGAGCAAGCAGAGCTGAAATTGAAGTTAAAATCCTGAAGGAAACCCTTGTGAAATTAGAATCTGAGAGGGATGTTGGTCTTCTTCAGTACAACAAATGTTTGGAAAGAATTTCTAGTATGGAGAATATGATCTCTCTGACACAGGAGGATGCAAAGGGACTTACTGAGAGAGCAATTAAAGCAGAAATAGAAGCTCAAAATCTCAAGCAAGAACTTTCTGCGCTGGAAACTGACAAGGAAGTTGGTCTTCTTCAGTACAACCAGTGTCTTGACTTGATATCAACTTTGGAGAATAAAATCTCTCTTGCAGAGGCAAAGGCAAAAATCCTTAATGAGCAAACTGAAAGAGCAGAATCTGAAGTTAAAGCATTGAAGGAAGCTCTTGCTAGGTTGAACAAAGAGAAAGAAGCTATGGAAATTCGGTATGAGCAGTGTTTGGAGAGAATGGCTAAAATGGAGTCTGAACTTTCTCATGCCCAAGATGATGTCAAAAGACTCAACAGTGAAGTTCTGACTGGGGCTGCAAAATTGAAAGATGCAGACGAGCAGTTTTTACTGTTAGAGAGATCAAATCAGTCTCTGCACTTGGAGGCAGATAGTCTGGCAGAGAAGATAGCAACAAAGGATCAAGAACTTttggagaaagaaaatgaattggAGAAACTTCAAACTTCACTGCAATATGAGCACTCACGGTTTGTTCAAATTGAAACTGCATTGCAAACTTTGCAGAAGTTGCACTCTCAGTCTCAAGAGGAGCAGGGAGCATTGGCGCAAGAACTTCAGAGGAAGCTTCAGTTGTTGAAGGACTTGGAGATATGCAACAATGACCTGCAGGAAGATCTCCAATGGTTCAAGGAAGAGAACCAGAGTCTTGGTGCATTGAACAGTTCTTCAAGAACTTCAATAATGAATTTACAAAATGAAATTCTAAGCCTGAAGGAAGTGAAAGAAAAACTGGAAATGGATCTGACCCAGCAAGTGGCCCAAAGTAATTTTCTGCAGGAAGAGATCCAACATTTGAAGGAGGAGATTGAGGGTTTGAATCAGAGATATCAAGATTTAATAGGACAATTGTGCTCATTAGGTCTGGATCCTCAGTGCCTGAATTCAGCCATCAAGGACATCAAGGACTTGCAAGATGAGAACTTGAAGCTGAAAGAAGTTTGCAAAAAGGACAGAGATGAAAAAGAAGATCTCTATGGGAAGTTGAGGGACATGAATGAGCTTCTGCAGAGGAATGTTGCTCTGGAGAGATCCCTATCAGAACTGAATGGCAAGTTGCAAGGATCAATAGAGAGGGTTAAAGAATTTCAGGAGTCCTGCCAGTTTCTTCAAGGAGAAAAATCCAGTCTTGTGGCTGAAAAAGCCATCCTGCTTTCTCAGCTGCAAACTATGACAGAGAATATGCAAAAGCTCTTGGACAAAGATGCCATGCTGGAGAATTCACTCTCTCATGCAAATGTTGAACTTGAAGGTTTAAGGGAAAAGTCAAAAGGTTTGGGAGAATTCTGTCAGATGCTCAAAGATGAGAAATCCAATCTTCAAAATGAAAGAAGCATCCTCTTGAGTCAGCTTGAAAATGTTGAACAGAGACTGGGAAACCTAGAAAGGAGGTTTACAAGATTGGAAGATAAATATACTGATCTGGAGAAGGAGAAAGAATTAGCACTTTGTGAAGTAAGAGAATTGCAGAGTTACCTGGGTGTAGAAAAACAAGAGCGTGCGAGTTATATACAGTCTAGTGAATCCCGATTGACAGATCTGGAGAGCCAGGTCCTTCTCCTCATAGAAGAAAGTAAGTCAAGTAAGAAAGAATTTGAAGAAGAACTAGACAAGGCTGCAAATGCTCAGGTTGAGATCTTCATCTTGCAGAAGTTTATTCAAGATTTGGAAGAGAAGAATTTGTCTGTGCTGGTTGAATGCAAGAAACATATTGAGGCATCCAAATTGTCGAACAAACTAATATCAGAGTTGGAGTCTGAGAATCTTGAGCAGCAAGTGGAAGTAGAATTCTTATTGGACGAAATTGAAAAGCTGAGGATGGGAATACATCAAGTGTTCAGGGCTCTTCAATTTGATCCATTCAATGAGCATGAAGATGGGATTGAAGAAGAGCAGATTCCTCTTCTCCAGATTTTGGATAACATCAAGGACCTAAAAGGTACACTTCAGAGAAATGAGGATGAGAAGCAACAACTGGCGGTTGAGAACTTAGTTCTCTTAACTTTACTTGGAGAACTAAGATCAGAGGGTACTGAACTCGAGTCTGAGAAGAAACTCCTTAAGAGGGAGATTGACATGATGTTGGAGCACTGTAATCTTCTGCAAAAGGATAAGCATGAACTGCTGGAGATGAACAAGCAACAGAGGTTGGAAATAAGTAAAGGAGAGAAGCAGCAAGAAGTATTAAAGGCTGAATTGGAAACTCAACATTGGAATCTTGAGAGTTTTCAGGGTTCTTACCGGGCATTGCAAGAAGAAAACTTCAAGGCACTTGAAGAAAACAGATCTTTACTTGAGAAAATTTCATATCTGAAAGAGGAAGTGCATACACTTGAGGAGGAAAACAGTGAATCTCTCCGGGAAGTACTGGCTCTCAATAGCATATCATCAGTTTTCAAGAGCTTTGGGAGTGAGAAAGTTGAGGAACTTGGAGCACTTACTGAAGATATCAAATGTCTCCATGTGCTTAACAATGACCTCAAGAAGAAGGTCGAGATGTTGGGGCAGAAGCTGGAAGCAAAAGAAACCGAAAGCCTCCATCTTAATGAAACGATTGAGAAATTGCACCAGGAGCTTCAAGAAGGGAAAGACTTAACTCATCAATTGAACTATCAAATATTAATTGGGCAGGATTTTCTCCAACAAAAAGCTGCTGAGCTTTTAGAAGTGGAACGAAAGCTTAAGGCTGCGCATAACTTGAATGTGGAATTGTGCATAACTGTTGAGGAACTGAAGAGGGAATGTGAAGAATCAAAAATGGCCAGGGAGAATATAGAGAAGCAGATTATTGAGTTTTCCAATTGTAGCATAATTCAGAATGTGGAAATTGAATGTCTTAAAGAAGCAAATGAAAATCTGGAGTCAGAAGCAAGTATGTTATGCAAGGAAGTTGCAGAACGAAGAACTAGGGAAGAGAACTTGAGTTTGGAGTTACAAGACAGGAGCAACGAGTTTGAGCTCTTTGAAGCTGAGGCTTCCTCATTCTATTTTGATCTTCAGATATCCTCCATACGTGAGGTTTTTCTTGAAAATAAGGTTCATGAACTGACTGAAGTTTGTGAGAATCTTGAAGGTGAAAATGCAACCAAGGATATCaaaattgaagagatgaaagaaaGATTTGGCTTCCTGGAAACTGAAATTGGAGAAATGAAGGCTCAGTTGTCTGCATATGCTCCAGTCATAGCTTCTCTAAGAGATAATATAGAATCCCTTGAGCGCAATGCCCTTCTTTGTACAAGATTTATGGCGGCTTGCAATCAAAGGCAGATG AATGTGGATTCTATTCAACTTCAGGAAATCAGCAAACAAGAACTCATATGCGATGAAAGAGTGCCAGATGGAATTTCGGATTTGCTCTACATACAAAATAGAATTAAGGCGGTTGAGAAGGCAGTAGTCAAAGAAATGGATAGGCTTGTAATACAGGGAAGAGAAACTACCGATGTCAAGCTAGAATCTTCCATGAAAGGAGCTCAACAGTTGGAATTTAGGGTACAGAAGGAAGAGATGGAGCTTGAAAATGAACCTAGTAAAGCTGAAATTTCTGAAGTGAAGATTGGGATTTCGATGAAAGACATTCCACTTGATCAGGTTTCAGATTGTTCATTGTATAGGAGAAGCAAGATGGAGAGTTCTGAGCCTGATAATCAAATGCTCAAGCTATGGGAATCTGCTGAGCAAGACCGTAAACCTGATCCAGTGGCTCGAGTCGCACAAAAGCAGGCAGCTGCACAGTTGGAGACTGTCTATGCACATCGTCAGTTCCAAGACGCCAATGAGAAGAATAAGAATCCCACATTAGAGTTACAGGTTGAGAGGGAAGTGGGAATTGATAAGCTAGAGGTGTCCACAAGAATCAATAAAGAGCCAAATCAAGAAGGCAAGAGAAGAAAGATAGTGGAGCGACTTGCTTCTGATGCCCAGAAATTAACGTCTCTTCAAACAACTGTAtcagaattgaagaagaaactggagatgaaaaggagaaagaaagcTAATGATGCTGAATTGGAGAGAGTGAAAAGACAGTTACAAGAAGTCGAGGAGGCTGTCTCGCAACTGGTAGATGCTAACGATCAATTGACAAAAGACATTGAAGAATGTCCCTCATCTTcagaaggaagcacttcaataGCATCAGAAGAGAATGGCAATGCCCACAGAAAAAGACTGACAGAAAAAGCACGGAAAGCATCAGAGCAGATTGGACGGCTACAATTTGAGATACAGGGCATCCAGTACAGTCTATTGAAACTGGAGGACGCGAAGAAAAACAGAAGTAAACTCAGGTTTCCTGGAAGTAAAACAGGTATCCTCTTGAGGGACTTCTTCTACAGTGGTAGTAAGAAAAGTATCAGAAAGAGGAAGAAGGCTCGTTTCTGCGGTTGTGCAAGGCCGTCTTCCTATGAAGATTGA
- the LOC110600888 gene encoding protein tesmin/TSO1-like CXC 2 isoform X1: protein MDTPEKTQITTSLSKFEDSPVFNYINSLSPIKPVKSLHITQAFHSLSFASLPSIFTSPHVSSNKESRFLRRHQYSDPSKSGFSSENGNKVSSEEEADLDVAQLYDNSDELQENFDPGVSIGEVSVEPPSEDLKFAVELPRRLRYDCGSPEYEATGTTPSCGPQTDQTSELPGISRKCSPEHELHLQGIHQTEQKKEATDCVWENLMSDDTDLLIFHSPIDTEAFKGLMQKSLDLDASFSPSLDEVQKVRIDPSTQPGETGVPMEINQTQENLNEHVDVDNEVGMSAKVLSKGISVLYRGMRRRCLDFETVGAHRKDLDDSSNSSTSGGGQSEEKVAPKDKQLVLFKPGRDSSRCVLPGIGLHLNALAISCKDSKNVKHETLSSGKSLSSFVASSHSQNNGQEPNESLSLVSTEIDIDPTENEVPLVEDVPQASACLVTEEFNPSSPKKKRRKLEGESEACKRCNCKKSKCLKLYCECFAAGVYCIEPCSCQECFNKPIHEDTVLATRKQIESRNPLAFAPKVIRSSETANEVGDESSKTPASARHKRGCNCKKSSCLKKYCECYQVFLYPNLYAFCFSYRSINYHGFLVKGGVGCSINCRCEGCKNAFGRKDGSAPTETETEPEDDTERCENNGVDKISEKTEIQNKEEQHPNSALPITPLAICRPLLQLPFSSKSKPPRSFLSIGSSSGLCTGQKYGKPNILKPQTKFETQAQTIYDDDMPEILRGNYSPSTGIKTSPNSKRVSPPHSILGSSTGQRTGRKLILQSIPSFPSLTPQH, encoded by the exons ATGGACACCCCTGAGAAGACCCAGATCACCACTTCCCTTTCTAAATTCGAG GATTCCCCGGTCTTCAACTACATCAATAGTCTTTCTCCTATCAAGCCAGTGAAGTCCTTACACATTACTCAGGCATTCCATTCACTTAGTTTTGCATCTCTTCCATCAATTTTTACTTCTCCCCATGTTAGCTCTAACAAGGAATCTAGGTTTTTAAGAAG GCATCAGTACTCAGATCCCTCAAAATCAGGGTTCTCATCTGAAAATGGAAATAAAGTCAGCAGTGAGGAAGAGGCAGATCTGGATGTTGCTCAGCTGTATGATAACTCAGATGAGCTACAGGAAAATTTTGATCCAGGAGTGTCTATAGGAGAAGTTTCTGTCGAACCTCCTagtgaagatttgaaatttgcaGTTGAGCTGCCACGGAGGTTAAGATATGATTGTGGTAGCCCGGAATATGAGGCAACAGGAACAACACCTAGTTGTGGTccacaaactgatcaaacatcAGAATTGCCTGGCATCTCTCGAAAGTGTTCCCCTGAACATGAACTGCATCTACAGGGGATACACCAGACTGAGCAGAAGAAAGAAGCTACAGATTGTGTCTGGGAGAATTTGATGTCAGATGATACTGAcctattaatttttcattctcCAATTGATACGGAGGCTTTTAAAGGGTTAATGCAGAAATCACTGGATCTTGATGCAAGCTTTTCGCCTTCTCTTGATGAGGTGCAAAAAGTGCGAATAGATCCTTCAACCCAGCCTGGAGAAACTGGTGTACCAATGGAAATAAACCAGACTCAGGAAAACCTTAATGAACATGTGGACGTGGATAATGAGGTGGGAATGTCCGCTAAGGTTCTTTCCAAG GGTATCTCTGTTTTGTATCGAGGCATGCGAAGGCGTTGTCTAGATTTTGAGACAGTAGGAGCTCATAGGAAGGACTTAGATGATAGTTCAAATTCAAGTACTTCTGGAGGAGGGCAATCTGAAGAGAAGGTTGCCCCCAAAGATAAGCAATTGGTTCTTTTTAAGCCTGGCCGTGATTCTTCAAGGTGTGTTTTACCTGGAATTGGTTTGCACTTAAATGCTCTGGCAATTTCTTGCAAGGATAGCAAAAATGTGAAGCACGAAACTTTGTCTTCTGGAAAAAGTTTGTCTAGCTTTGTTGCTTCCTCTCACTCCCAAAATAATGGTCAAGAACCTAATGAATCATTGTCTTTAGTCTCCACTGAAATTGACATAGATCCAACTGAAAATGAAGTTCCACTTGTGGAAGACGTTCCTCAGGCATCTGCTTGTTTAGTTACTGAAGAGTTCAATCCCAGTAGCCCCAAAAAGAAGAG GCGTAAGTTGGAAGGAGAAAGTGAAGCCTGCAAGCGTTGTAACTGTAAGAAGTCAAAGTGTTTGAAACT TTACTGTGAATGTTTTGCTGCTGGTGTCTACTGCATAGAACCATGTTCTTGTCAAGAATGCTTTAACAAGCCTATTCATGAAGATACTGTTCTTGCAACTCGCAAACAAATTGAATCTCGCAACCCACTTGCATTTGCTCCGAAAGTGATTAGGAGTTCTGAAACTGCAAACGAAGTTGGG GATGAGTCCAGCAAAACTCCTGCTTCAGCCAGGCATAAAAGAGGATGCAACTGCAAGAAATCTAGTTGCCTGAAGAAATACTGTGAATGCTACCAGGTTTTTCTCTACCCTAATCTCTATgctttttgtttttcatataGATCAATTAATTATCATGGTTTTCTCGTGAAGGGTGGCGTTGGATGCTCCATTAACTGCAGATGTGAAGGGTGTAAGAATGCCTTTGGTAGAAAGGATG GATCTGCTCCTACAGAAACAGAAACAGAACCAGAAGATGATACTGAACGATGTGAAAATAATGGAGTAGACAAAATTTCAGAGAAAACTGAAATCCAGAATAAGGAAGAGCAACATCCAAATTCTGCTCTTCCTATCACACCATTAGCAATTTgcag ACCACTGCTTCAACTGCCATTTTCATCAAAGAGCAAACCACCAAGATCTTTTCTCAGTATTGGATCATCTTCTGGATTGTGTACTGGCCAAAAGTACGGTAAACCAAATATTCTCAAACCTCAAACGAAGTTTGAGACACAAGCACAAACCATCTATGATGATGATATGCCTGAGATCCTCAGAGGCAACTACTCTCCAAGCACCGGCATCAAGACTTCTCCAAACAGCAAGAGGGTCTCTCCTCCTCACAGTATTTTAGGGTCATCAACTGGTCAGAGGACTGGCAGGAAGTTGATATTGCAATCCATACCTTCATTTCCTTCTCTCACTCCCCAGCATTGA
- the LOC110600888 gene encoding protein tesmin/TSO1-like CXC 2 isoform X2 codes for MDTPEKTQITTSLSKFEDSPVFNYINSLSPIKPVKSLHITQAFHSLSFASLPSIFTSPHVSSNKESRFLRRHQYSDPSKSGFSSENGNKVSSEEEADLDVAQLYDNSDELQENFDPGVSIGEVSVEPPSEDLKFAVELPRRLRYDCGSPEYEATGTTPSCGPQTDQTSELPGISRKCSPEHELHLQGIHQTEQKKEATDCVWENLMSDDTDLLIFHSPIDTEAFKGLMQKSLDLDASFSPSLDEVQKVRIDPSTQPGETGVPMEINQTQENLNEHVDVDNEVGMSAKVLSKGISVLYRGMRRRCLDFETVGAHRKDLDDSSNSSTSGGGQSEEKVAPKDKQLVLFKPGRDSSRCVLPGIGLHLNALAISCKDSKNVKHETLSSGKSLSSFVASSHSQNNGQEPNESLSLVSTEIDIDPTENEVPLVEDVPQASACLVTEEFNPSSPKKKRRKLEGESEACKRCNCKKSKCLKLYCECFAAGVYCIEPCSCQECFNKPIHEDTVLATRKQIESRNPLAFAPKVIRSSETANEVGDESSKTPASARHKRGCNCKKSSCLKKYCECYQGGVGCSINCRCEGCKNAFGRKDGSAPTETETEPEDDTERCENNGVDKISEKTEIQNKEEQHPNSALPITPLAICRPLLQLPFSSKSKPPRSFLSIGSSSGLCTGQKYGKPNILKPQTKFETQAQTIYDDDMPEILRGNYSPSTGIKTSPNSKRVSPPHSILGSSTGQRTGRKLILQSIPSFPSLTPQH; via the exons ATGGACACCCCTGAGAAGACCCAGATCACCACTTCCCTTTCTAAATTCGAG GATTCCCCGGTCTTCAACTACATCAATAGTCTTTCTCCTATCAAGCCAGTGAAGTCCTTACACATTACTCAGGCATTCCATTCACTTAGTTTTGCATCTCTTCCATCAATTTTTACTTCTCCCCATGTTAGCTCTAACAAGGAATCTAGGTTTTTAAGAAG GCATCAGTACTCAGATCCCTCAAAATCAGGGTTCTCATCTGAAAATGGAAATAAAGTCAGCAGTGAGGAAGAGGCAGATCTGGATGTTGCTCAGCTGTATGATAACTCAGATGAGCTACAGGAAAATTTTGATCCAGGAGTGTCTATAGGAGAAGTTTCTGTCGAACCTCCTagtgaagatttgaaatttgcaGTTGAGCTGCCACGGAGGTTAAGATATGATTGTGGTAGCCCGGAATATGAGGCAACAGGAACAACACCTAGTTGTGGTccacaaactgatcaaacatcAGAATTGCCTGGCATCTCTCGAAAGTGTTCCCCTGAACATGAACTGCATCTACAGGGGATACACCAGACTGAGCAGAAGAAAGAAGCTACAGATTGTGTCTGGGAGAATTTGATGTCAGATGATACTGAcctattaatttttcattctcCAATTGATACGGAGGCTTTTAAAGGGTTAATGCAGAAATCACTGGATCTTGATGCAAGCTTTTCGCCTTCTCTTGATGAGGTGCAAAAAGTGCGAATAGATCCTTCAACCCAGCCTGGAGAAACTGGTGTACCAATGGAAATAAACCAGACTCAGGAAAACCTTAATGAACATGTGGACGTGGATAATGAGGTGGGAATGTCCGCTAAGGTTCTTTCCAAG GGTATCTCTGTTTTGTATCGAGGCATGCGAAGGCGTTGTCTAGATTTTGAGACAGTAGGAGCTCATAGGAAGGACTTAGATGATAGTTCAAATTCAAGTACTTCTGGAGGAGGGCAATCTGAAGAGAAGGTTGCCCCCAAAGATAAGCAATTGGTTCTTTTTAAGCCTGGCCGTGATTCTTCAAGGTGTGTTTTACCTGGAATTGGTTTGCACTTAAATGCTCTGGCAATTTCTTGCAAGGATAGCAAAAATGTGAAGCACGAAACTTTGTCTTCTGGAAAAAGTTTGTCTAGCTTTGTTGCTTCCTCTCACTCCCAAAATAATGGTCAAGAACCTAATGAATCATTGTCTTTAGTCTCCACTGAAATTGACATAGATCCAACTGAAAATGAAGTTCCACTTGTGGAAGACGTTCCTCAGGCATCTGCTTGTTTAGTTACTGAAGAGTTCAATCCCAGTAGCCCCAAAAAGAAGAG GCGTAAGTTGGAAGGAGAAAGTGAAGCCTGCAAGCGTTGTAACTGTAAGAAGTCAAAGTGTTTGAAACT TTACTGTGAATGTTTTGCTGCTGGTGTCTACTGCATAGAACCATGTTCTTGTCAAGAATGCTTTAACAAGCCTATTCATGAAGATACTGTTCTTGCAACTCGCAAACAAATTGAATCTCGCAACCCACTTGCATTTGCTCCGAAAGTGATTAGGAGTTCTGAAACTGCAAACGAAGTTGGG GATGAGTCCAGCAAAACTCCTGCTTCAGCCAGGCATAAAAGAGGATGCAACTGCAAGAAATCTAGTTGCCTGAAGAAATACTGTGAATGCTACCAG GGTGGCGTTGGATGCTCCATTAACTGCAGATGTGAAGGGTGTAAGAATGCCTTTGGTAGAAAGGATG GATCTGCTCCTACAGAAACAGAAACAGAACCAGAAGATGATACTGAACGATGTGAAAATAATGGAGTAGACAAAATTTCAGAGAAAACTGAAATCCAGAATAAGGAAGAGCAACATCCAAATTCTGCTCTTCCTATCACACCATTAGCAATTTgcag ACCACTGCTTCAACTGCCATTTTCATCAAAGAGCAAACCACCAAGATCTTTTCTCAGTATTGGATCATCTTCTGGATTGTGTACTGGCCAAAAGTACGGTAAACCAAATATTCTCAAACCTCAAACGAAGTTTGAGACACAAGCACAAACCATCTATGATGATGATATGCCTGAGATCCTCAGAGGCAACTACTCTCCAAGCACCGGCATCAAGACTTCTCCAAACAGCAAGAGGGTCTCTCCTCCTCACAGTATTTTAGGGTCATCAACTGGTCAGAGGACTGGCAGGAAGTTGATATTGCAATCCATACCTTCATTTCCTTCTCTCACTCCCCAGCATTGA
- the LOC110600761 gene encoding 40S ribosomal protein S3a — MAVGKNKRISKGKKGGKKKAADPFAKKDWYDIKAPSVFQVKNVGKTLVTRTQGTKIASEGLKHRVFEISLADLQGDEDHAYRKIRLRAEDVQGRNVLTNFWGMDFTTDKLRSLVRKWQTLIEAHVDVKTTDNYTLRMFCIGFTKRRPNQVKRTCYAQSSQIRQIRRKMREIMIAQASSSDLKDLVRKFIPEIIGKEIEKATSSIYPLQNVFIRKVKILKAPKFDLGKLMEVHGDYSEDVGVKLERPADETMAEAPAEAAA, encoded by the exons ATGGCCGTCGG GAAGAACAAGAGGATTTCAAAGGGAAAGAAAGGAGGCAAGAAGAAGGC AGCGGATCCATTTGCAAAGAAAGACTGGTACGATATAAAAGCTCCTTCTGTTTTCCAAGTGAAGAATGTGGGCAAGACTCTTGTTACCCGTACGCAGGGTACTAAG ATTGCTTCTGAAGGACTGAAACATCGTGTGTTTGAGATCTCTCTAGCTGACCTTCAGGGTGATGAGGATCATGCTTACAGAAAAATTCGGTTGAGAGCTGAAGATGTTCAAGGAAGGAATGTTCTGACAAATTTCTGG GGAATGGATTTTACAACAGACAAGTTGAGGTCTTTGGTGCGGAAATGGCAAACTTTGATTGAAGCTCATGTGGATGTGAAGACAACTGATAATTACACCTTGAGGATGTTCTGCATTGGGTTTACCAAGAGAAGACCAAACCAGGTCAAGAGGACTTGCTATGCTCAATCCAGCCAGATAAGACAG ATTCGTAGGAAAATGAGGGAGATCATGATAGCCCAAGCGTCGTCTTCTGATCTCAAGGATTTGGTTCGCAAGTTCATTCCTGAGATCATTGGCAAAGAAATTGAGAAGGCAACTTCAAGCATCTATCCTTTACAAAATGTCTTCATTCGGAAAGTAAAGATTTTGAAAGCTCCAAAATTTGATCTCGGAAAACTGATGGAG GTTCATGGTGATTATTCAGAGGATGTAGGTGTGAAGTTGGAAAGGCCTGCTGATGAAACAATGGCTGAGGCTCCTGCTGAAGCTGCCGCATGA